A portion of the Natronococcus sp. AD-5 genome contains these proteins:
- a CDS encoding M24 family metallopeptidase, translating to MAQLARIPFSTAEYRDRLHETQRRMEDRDLDVLLVTDPANMFYLSGYDAYSFYVPQILIITPEQDQPLWVGREQDYTCATETTWLDPDNIVVYTDEYVDSDKHPMSFVADILAEQGLATRDIGVEMDAYYFSAHAYHELSRALPEATLHDVTKFVNHVRMIKSDAEVDCHRQAARISERAMQKGIDAIDVGVRQSDAAATVYEALLEGTETTGGDYPAIVPLMPSGEGTGSPHLTWTNETYKEGEPVILELAGVVNRYHSPLTRTIFLGEPPERVRTASQIIVDGLDAAIDAVEPGVTCETVEQAWRDEISGTIVEKESRIGYSTGIGYPPSWVEKTASIRPGDTTELQPNMVFHMIPGVWFDEYGIEISESLVVMEDGAEVLADVPRELIVK from the coding sequence ATGGCACAGTTAGCCAGGATACCGTTTAGTACGGCAGAGTATCGCGATCGACTCCACGAGACGCAACGACGAATGGAAGACCGGGACCTCGATGTGCTGCTCGTCACAGATCCCGCAAACATGTTCTATCTGTCGGGGTACGACGCGTATTCGTTTTACGTTCCCCAGATTCTCATCATCACACCGGAACAGGATCAACCGCTCTGGGTCGGACGCGAGCAAGACTATACGTGCGCAACCGAGACGACGTGGCTCGACCCTGACAATATCGTCGTTTACACCGACGAATACGTCGACTCCGACAAGCACCCGATGAGTTTCGTCGCCGATATTCTCGCGGAGCAGGGGCTGGCAACGAGGGACATCGGTGTCGAGATGGACGCATACTATTTCTCCGCACACGCCTATCACGAACTCTCACGGGCGCTCCCGGAAGCGACATTGCATGACGTGACGAAGTTCGTCAATCACGTCCGAATGATAAAAAGCGACGCTGAGGTCGACTGTCATCGACAGGCTGCAAGAATCTCCGAGCGAGCAATGCAGAAAGGGATCGATGCTATTGACGTCGGCGTCCGCCAAAGTGATGCTGCAGCGACCGTGTACGAAGCCCTGCTTGAAGGAACCGAAACGACTGGCGGCGACTACCCCGCGATCGTTCCCCTGATGCCCTCCGGTGAGGGAACCGGATCGCCGCATCTCACCTGGACGAATGAGACGTACAAGGAGGGCGAACCGGTGATTCTGGAACTTGCCGGCGTAGTGAATCGCTATCACTCGCCGTTGACTCGAACGATCTTCCTCGGTGAACCCCCGGAGAGAGTGCGCACTGCCTCGCAAATTATCGTCGACGGATTAGACGCAGCCATCGACGCCGTCGAACCCGGAGTTACGTGTGAAACGGTCGAGCAGGCCTGGCGTGACGAAATCTCGGGCACGATCGTCGAGAAGGAGTCGCGTATCGGATACTCGACGGGAATCGGCTATCCACCGTCGTGGGTCGAAAAGACCGCGAGCATTCGGCCCGGAGATACGACGGAGTTGCAACCTAACATGGTCTTTCATATGATTCCCGGCGTCTGGTTCGACGAGTACGGAATCGAAATCAGCGAGTCGCTCGTCGTGATGGAGGACGGTGCCGAAGTACTCGCAGACGTCCCTCGAGAACTGATCGTGAAATGA
- a CDS encoding NAD(P)/FAD-dependent oxidoreductase, with the protein MEGTPPLPEETDIVIIGGGVIGASIAYFLVTESDRDVTLIEKNAIGSGSTGDSSAIIRHHYGEKEIYTELAEWSHRFYQEFEDQVGEPIAYNDNPRVTFAEDESADAEYAEAGYDVLTDREIPVTRYDGEELDEAFPMFNLETFDFAVSDDTAAYSDGTDVAAGFVRAAQQRGGTVVTGTTVEGFETDSESITAVQTDDGVISCENVVLAAGPWTPALGEKLGLDIPVTPSREQVILLEPTEEYEKKYPDLVPTAGLPNGCYIRSEFSEGILIATHHSGDQCHPDHYDKQPDEEMLLELHETVSEHIPELSDAGIQGKYTGVYSNTPDHDFILDQCGPDGCYIACGFSGHGFKQAPAVGKMMADLITGQESGLADLEFFSLSRFEDSGEGHGGGIEY; encoded by the coding sequence ATGGAAGGCACACCCCCACTGCCGGAAGAGACGGATATCGTTATCATCGGCGGCGGCGTAATTGGAGCCAGTATCGCGTACTTTTTGGTCACCGAGTCTGATCGTGACGTCACGCTCATCGAGAAGAACGCGATCGGCTCGGGGTCGACTGGTGATTCGTCCGCGATTATTCGCCACCACTACGGTGAAAAGGAGATCTATACCGAACTGGCCGAGTGGAGCCACCGATTCTACCAAGAGTTCGAAGACCAAGTCGGCGAACCGATCGCGTACAACGACAACCCTCGAGTTACGTTCGCCGAAGACGAGTCTGCTGATGCCGAGTACGCCGAAGCGGGGTACGACGTGTTGACTGATCGTGAGATCCCAGTTACCCGGTACGACGGCGAAGAACTCGACGAGGCGTTTCCGATGTTCAACCTCGAGACGTTTGACTTTGCTGTCAGCGACGATACGGCGGCGTACTCTGACGGGACTGACGTCGCCGCCGGGTTCGTGCGCGCGGCGCAACAGCGAGGGGGGACGGTCGTTACAGGAACGACTGTCGAAGGGTTCGAAACCGATTCCGAGTCGATAACTGCCGTCCAGACCGATGACGGGGTGATCTCCTGCGAAAACGTCGTTCTCGCAGCCGGCCCCTGGACGCCCGCGCTCGGGGAAAAACTCGGCCTCGACATCCCCGTCACCCCGTCGCGTGAGCAGGTCATTCTCCTAGAACCGACGGAAGAGTACGAAAAAAAGTATCCGGACCTCGTTCCCACTGCGGGCTTGCCCAACGGCTGCTATATCCGTTCTGAGTTTAGTGAGGGGATTCTGATAGCGACTCATCACTCCGGTGATCAGTGCCATCCCGATCACTACGATAAACAGCCAGATGAGGAAATGTTATTGGAGCTTCACGAAACGGTTTCCGAGCACATCCCGGAACTCAGTGACGCGGGGATCCAAGGCAAGTACACTGGCGTGTACTCGAATACACCGGATCACGACTTCATTCTCGATCAGTGCGGACCAGACGGGTGTTACATCGCGTGCGGGTTTTCCGGCCATGGGTTCAAGCAAGCACCGGCAGTTGGAAAGATGATGGCCGACCTGATCACCGGTCAAGAGTCGGGCCTCGCGGATCTGGAGTTCTTCTCACTATCGCGATTCGAGGACAGTGGGGAAGGACACGGTGGGGGGATCGAATACTGA
- a CDS encoding BCCT family transporter has translation MASSDKHGAIATFVDEIDPVIFLFGAGLTVTFIAIFAFDPQFAADLMWDANETMLGYINWLVLAIMFILVVFLLFLIVGPWGKIKLGDEPPEFSYLSYFAMLYSMGSAAGVVFWGPTEALLHYSEVPALYSAPAESAEAMVLGVQYSIFHWSLTPLACFTVMGIATGYFAYNYEDVPLRVSALLTPLIGADNLDGNLAKSIDVVAVFATIGGVATSLGFMGSQFVSGIQYQWGIELGSLGIILVVTGMTLLFTVSLVLGLHRGIRRLSNFNVSLLVFLIVVTFILGPTVFLMVLGTQAIGGFLSDFITMSLYTDAENGSAWANQWTVFYWAWALSWSPFAGLFIARISRGRTLREIAFTGIIATSMASVSWFIVIGGTAVWGQHTGVMDILGPVDAQGEEVAGFILFEAFPFGTVLMLLFLVLVTSFFVTSADSATLAVSMMTTGGEENPSKINRLLWGLLLGATASVLMIIGGVEALQAAGVITGGPFALVCLIAVAGLLKEFRSKHGRLLLQEETQLIGDTNERSTRSPAVEADDD, from the coding sequence ATGGCCAGTTCGGATAAACACGGAGCGATCGCAACGTTTGTCGACGAGATCGATCCAGTGATTTTTCTCTTTGGTGCTGGACTGACGGTCACGTTTATCGCCATCTTCGCGTTCGATCCACAATTCGCCGCGGACTTGATGTGGGACGCGAACGAGACGATGCTCGGGTACATCAATTGGCTCGTCCTTGCGATTATGTTCATACTCGTCGTCTTTCTCTTGTTCCTGATTGTTGGTCCGTGGGGAAAGATCAAGCTCGGCGATGAACCGCCCGAATTCAGCTATCTTTCGTATTTTGCAATGTTGTATTCAATGGGGTCCGCGGCAGGCGTCGTCTTCTGGGGACCGACCGAAGCGCTTCTCCATTACTCCGAAGTTCCCGCGCTCTACAGCGCGCCCGCGGAATCCGCTGAGGCGATGGTACTCGGTGTCCAGTATTCGATTTTCCACTGGAGTCTCACACCGTTGGCATGTTTTACGGTGATGGGGATTGCCACAGGATACTTCGCGTACAATTACGAGGATGTGCCGCTGCGGGTCTCCGCGCTTTTAACCCCACTAATCGGTGCTGACAACCTTGATGGCAACCTCGCGAAGTCGATCGACGTCGTCGCCGTTTTCGCGACCATCGGGGGCGTTGCCACTTCACTCGGGTTCATGGGAAGCCAGTTCGTCAGTGGAATCCAATATCAATGGGGAATCGAACTCGGGAGCCTCGGCATTATCCTGGTCGTTACTGGGATGACACTGCTGTTCACCGTCTCGCTTGTACTCGGGTTACACCGAGGAATACGGCGGCTGTCTAACTTCAACGTATCTCTGTTGGTATTTCTGATCGTCGTGACCTTTATTCTTGGTCCAACGGTTTTCCTTATGGTACTTGGAACACAAGCTATCGGTGGCTTTCTGAGTGACTTTATTACCATGAGTCTCTACACCGATGCCGAGAACGGGAGCGCGTGGGCCAACCAGTGGACCGTATTCTACTGGGCCTGGGCACTCTCGTGGTCACCGTTCGCCGGATTGTTCATTGCCCGTATTTCACGGGGGAGAACGCTTCGCGAGATCGCCTTCACTGGTATTATCGCGACTTCGATGGCGTCGGTCAGCTGGTTTATCGTCATCGGCGGGACGGCCGTGTGGGGACAGCACACTGGTGTCATGGACATTCTTGGTCCAGTTGATGCACAAGGCGAGGAGGTCGCTGGGTTTATCCTGTTTGAGGCGTTCCCGTTCGGGACGGTTCTTATGCTGTTATTCCTCGTGCTCGTGACGTCGTTCTTCGTCACGTCGGCCGACTCTGCGACGCTTGCCGTGTCGATGATGACGACTGGCGGCGAGGAGAACCCCTCGAAGATCAACCGACTTCTCTGGGGACTGTTGCTAGGCGCAACAGCCTCAGTGCTTATGATTATCGGCGGCGTCGAAGCACTTCAGGCAGCAGGCGTAATCACCGGTGGTCCGTTCGCGCTCGTTTGCTTAATCGCTGTGGCCGGATTACTCAAAGAGTTCAGAAGCAAACATGGCCGTCTTCTGTTACAGGAAGAAACGCAACTCATCGGCGATACGAACGAACGATCGACTCGCTCACCGGCGGTTGAGGCAGACGATGATTGA
- a CDS encoding FtsX-like permease family protein: MTSHDSKPDDEATGSRFARWRGLLAVALASVRTQTVAARGRTLATICIVALIVANLLLVTGVALALADDDPVDHDADLRIVPDDNDVHSSVTGVEGTRLGESHDRAATIAEREGITHATPMLAEPLKVENPESGRSEYILVVGIVPGEEPMTAAGLPTDSLEPGDAHYADGAYDGSPTGEIVLSTAAADSLEADADGALVLDSENGELETQYTVTAIEDAEGSETETPVALVHLSELQSLTGADEGGLADRVLVWGDADAAQAGAGEAYPNAAVVTDGSPTVHSLFDDRLALVTSVLALLVATTTCSLLVAITAGLQVEADRQMLATLGTVGFPTGSRLVVVAATTLITAAVGAALGLGLGVGGIVTTNAIATATVAPESVAVVHSLFVPYAFLVALLSTLLALPYPLLLAARTEILTEVGR; the protein is encoded by the coding sequence ATGACATCACACGATTCGAAACCGGACGACGAAGCCACCGGAAGTCGGTTCGCTCGGTGGCGGGGTCTCCTCGCAGTTGCGCTGGCCAGCGTCCGCACACAGACGGTGGCCGCGCGGGGACGAACGCTCGCCACGATCTGCATCGTTGCGCTGATCGTTGCGAACCTCCTGCTCGTGACGGGCGTCGCGCTCGCGCTCGCCGACGACGACCCCGTCGATCACGACGCCGACCTACGGATCGTTCCTGACGACAACGACGTCCACTCCTCGGTTACCGGTGTTGAGGGAACCCGACTGGGCGAGAGCCACGACCGGGCCGCAACGATTGCTGAGCGCGAGGGGATCACCCACGCCACGCCGATGCTCGCCGAACCGCTCAAGGTCGAGAACCCCGAGAGCGGCCGGAGCGAGTATATTCTCGTCGTCGGAATCGTGCCCGGTGAAGAGCCGATGACGGCTGCCGGCCTCCCTACCGACTCGCTCGAGCCCGGCGACGCTCACTATGCCGACGGTGCGTACGATGGCTCGCCAACGGGCGAGATCGTCCTCTCGACGGCCGCAGCCGACTCACTCGAGGCGGATGCTGATGGGGCGCTCGTCCTCGATAGCGAGAACGGTGAGCTCGAGACACAGTACACCGTTACCGCCATCGAAGACGCCGAAGGCAGTGAGACCGAAACTCCGGTCGCGCTCGTCCATTTGAGTGAACTACAATCGCTGACGGGTGCCGATGAGGGTGGGCTCGCAGACCGGGTGCTCGTGTGGGGTGACGCCGATGCCGCTCAGGCGGGGGCTGGTGAAGCCTATCCGAACGCAGCGGTGGTGACGGACGGGAGCCCTACCGTTCACTCCTTGTTCGATGACAGGCTCGCGCTCGTAACGAGCGTGCTCGCGCTGCTGGTCGCGACCACCACCTGTTCGCTGTTGGTCGCGATAACCGCTGGCCTCCAGGTCGAGGCAGACCGACAGATGCTTGCGACTCTCGGCACGGTCGGCTTTCCAACCGGGAGCCGGCTCGTAGTTGTTGCGGCGACGACGCTAATCACGGCAGCCGTCGGCGCGGCACTCGGACTCGGTCTCGGCGTCGGTGGGATCGTGACGACCAACGCCATCGCCACGGCAACCGTCGCCCCCGAGTCGGTGGCAGTCGTCCACTCGCTGTTCGTCCCGTACGCGTTCCTCGTCGCGCTGCTGTCGACGCTACTGGCGCTTCCCTACCCGCTCCTGCTCGCCGCTCGAACGGAGATCCTCACGGAGGTGGGCCGATGA
- a CDS encoding ABC transporter permease translates to MSLHGVIVRLRAVVGLGTAQLRHSPGRTTLAVCGVVLAVLSVTLLASLGIGVIETGQEQFNEAGRDIWITGGPGAEASAGAENEVVDTQAVAADVRERDGVGDVSTIAMHDVYIGANPETVEPITAIGIQGIHSHFEFEAGGGFDRVADADEDVGDEEIPADVVVLDPAVADRHNVDVGDTVYIGASQHHTRSYTVVGIGSYYSQFLGTETVTMRLEELQMATGTAGSDRAAFVTVNVDDDADREALRKGIQADYPAYDVRTSDDQFGAMLTDRLLVVASGVTLIGLATVGGVALTANLFVLVASQQRETLVALRALGLSRWLLAGMIGIQGSIIGLIGGTLGLAATPVLVRGLNYLSTSVLGFERLVRTSLEVYVLGLAVAFVVGTAAAVVTGWHASRSVTLASLES, encoded by the coding sequence ATGAGTCTACACGGTGTGATCGTCCGGCTACGGGCTGTCGTCGGACTCGGAACTGCACAGTTGCGTCACTCGCCCGGGCGGACCACGCTTGCGGTGTGTGGTGTCGTGCTGGCTGTGCTCTCCGTGACGCTGCTCGCAAGTCTCGGCATCGGCGTCATCGAGACGGGCCAGGAGCAGTTCAACGAGGCTGGACGCGACATCTGGATCACTGGTGGACCCGGCGCGGAGGCGTCGGCTGGGGCCGAGAACGAGGTCGTCGACACACAAGCCGTCGCAGCCGACGTTCGTGAACGCGACGGTGTCGGTGACGTATCGACGATCGCGATGCACGACGTCTATATCGGGGCCAATCCCGAGACGGTCGAACCCATCACCGCTATCGGCATCCAGGGCATCCATAGCCACTTCGAGTTCGAAGCGGGCGGCGGATTTGACCGGGTGGCAGACGCGGATGAAGACGTCGGCGACGAGGAGATCCCGGCCGATGTCGTCGTTCTCGATCCGGCCGTCGCCGACCGACACAACGTCGACGTCGGCGACACCGTCTACATCGGCGCGAGCCAACATCACACCCGGTCGTACACCGTCGTTGGGATCGGCTCGTACTACTCGCAATTCCTGGGGACGGAGACGGTGACGATGCGACTCGAGGAACTCCAGATGGCGACCGGGACCGCTGGCTCGGATCGAGCAGCGTTCGTCACCGTCAACGTTGACGACGATGCCGACCGAGAGGCCCTCCGGAAGGGAATTCAGGCGGACTATCCGGCCTACGACGTTCGGACCAGCGACGACCAGTTCGGAGCGATGCTCACCGATCGCCTTCTCGTCGTCGCGAGCGGGGTTACCTTGATCGGGCTTGCAACCGTCGGCGGCGTCGCACTGACGGCAAACCTGTTCGTGTTGGTTGCCTCCCAGCAACGCGAAACGCTCGTGGCGCTGCGTGCGCTCGGACTCTCCCGGTGGCTCCTAGCCGGAATGATCGGCATCCAAGGGTCTATCATTGGCCTCATCGGCGGGACACTCGGGCTTGCAGCGACCCCAGTGCTCGTACGCGGACTGAACTACCTCTCGACGTCCGTGCTCGGTTTCGAGCGGCTCGTTCGGACGAGCCTCGAGGTGTACGTCCTCGGCCTCGCCGTCGCGTTCGTCGTCGGTACGGCTGCGGCGGTCGTCACAGGGTGGCACGCGAGTCGATCCGTAACCCTTGCGTCGCTCGAGTCGTGA
- a CDS encoding MFS transporter, whose amino-acid sequence MGDLLHTARSEVRTVTQNLLSEGRGWILLAVSTGWALSIGMRFVYPALVPFLQSEFHGLTTTGVLLTVLWGAYAIGHVPGGIIGDRIGEGNILVLSTAISAGAVLVVVTAVNVWMLFAGTITFGLATALCGPTRFTILTDIYAKQAGSAIGLTMAAGSLDNAGPPVVATVLATYLAWRFGFGVFFPLFVLVLIALWLAVPGRTSSRTSAVDAVSLRTVRRITRGVTRESIPTIVAIQTTVSFIIQGFSSFYPTYLTATKGASPELAATLFGVFFAIGAIIQPIAGNMMDRIEPWRTLILSFGGCILALWVLPFVHGVLPLVIVMLLLSSWNGCGVIENVRRKPTAKAVG is encoded by the coding sequence GTGGGAGACCTGCTGCACACCGCCAGATCTGAAGTTAGAACAGTAACACAAAATTTGTTGTCTGAGGGGCGGGGCTGGATTCTACTTGCCGTTAGCACAGGGTGGGCGCTTTCTATCGGCATGCGATTCGTGTATCCCGCCCTGGTACCGTTTCTCCAATCTGAGTTTCACGGGTTAACTACGACCGGCGTCCTCTTGACGGTGCTCTGGGGGGCGTATGCTATCGGCCACGTCCCCGGCGGGATCATCGGTGATCGGATCGGGGAGGGGAATATCTTGGTCCTCAGCACGGCGATTTCGGCGGGGGCCGTTCTCGTCGTCGTTACAGCAGTGAACGTCTGGATGTTGTTCGCTGGAACGATCACTTTCGGACTCGCAACTGCGCTGTGCGGACCAACGCGGTTCACCATTTTGACCGACATCTACGCGAAGCAGGCTGGATCGGCGATCGGGCTGACAATGGCTGCCGGCAGTCTTGATAATGCAGGGCCCCCGGTCGTCGCGACAGTTCTCGCGACGTACCTGGCGTGGCGATTCGGATTCGGCGTCTTTTTCCCGCTGTTCGTGCTCGTCCTGATCGCGCTCTGGCTGGCCGTGCCCGGCCGTACCTCGAGCCGAACAAGCGCAGTCGACGCGGTTTCACTCCGGACGGTCAGGCGGATTACGCGCGGCGTCACTCGCGAGTCCATTCCGACCATCGTCGCGATCCAAACCACCGTCTCATTCATCATACAGGGATTTTCATCCTTTTACCCGACGTATCTTACCGCCACAAAAGGCGCGTCGCCAGAACTGGCGGCCACCTTGTTCGGCGTCTTCTTCGCTATCGGAGCGATCATTCAGCCGATTGCTGGCAACATGATGGACCGAATCGAGCCCTGGCGAACGCTCATCCTGTCGTTTGGTGGCTGTATACTCGCGCTCTGGGTGTTGCCGTTCGTCCACGGCGTTCTCCCACTCGTCATCGTTATGCTTCTCCTGAGTAGTTGGAACGGCTGCGGCGTTATAGAAAATGTGAGGCGAAAACCCACGGCTAAAGCCGTGGGATGA